The segment CTAATTACAATCCAGTCCTTCACCGGTCAGCGATGCCCACTCCGGTGACCGCCGCGAGGCAGTgcctctcgccggccgccgtccccgccctcgacgccgccgtcgcctccgctcgccgccgcgcccacgcccagACTACCTCCCTCCACctcatctcctccctcctcgccccgcccgcacctcccctcctccgcgaCGCCCTCGCCCGCGCCCGCAGCGCCGCCTACTCCCCACGCGTCCAGCTCAAGGCCCTCGACCTCTGCTTCGCCGTCTCCCTCGACAGGCTCCcctccgtctccgcctcctcctcctctggcgccgccgacgagccccCCGTCTCCAACTCCCTCATGGCCGCCATCAAGCGCTCCCAGGCCAACCAGCGCCGCAACCCGGACACCTTCCACTTCTACCACCAGGCCGCCACCGCCCAGAcccccgccgccgtcaaggTCGAGCTCTCCCACCTCGTCCTCGCCATCCTCGATGACCCCGTCGTCAGCCGCGTCTTCGCCGAGGCCGGATTCCGCAGCGGGGACATCAAGCTCGCCATCCTCCGCCCGGCTCCGCCCATGCCGCTCCTCGGCCGCCTACCCACGCGCACCCGCCcgcctcctctcttcctctgcagcttcgccgccgcggacgacgCCGACGTCCCTTCGCCTGCGGGGAACCTCgcgggcgcgggggaggagaaCTGCCGCCGCATCGCCGAGATCCTCTCCCGCGGCCGCAACCCCatgctcgtcggcgtcggggccgcctccgccgcggacGACTTCGCGGCCGCCTCCCCGTATCGTATCATCCATGTCGACCCCAACACCATCGACCGCTCAGAcctcggcgtggcggcggcaatggcCAGCGCCACCTCCGGCCTCATCATAAGCATCGGAGACCTCAAGCACCTGGTCCCCGATGAGGACGCGGAGGCGCAGGAGAAtgggcggcgggtggtggcggaggtGACGCGAGTGCTGGAGACGCACAGCAAGGTCGGCCGCGTCTGGGTGATGGGGTGGTCGGCAACGTACGAGACCtacctcgccttcctctccaaATTCCCCTTGGTCGACAAGGATTGGGACCTCCAGCTGCTGCCAATCACCGCGGTGCATgctgcccctgccgccgccggccctgctgctgctggtggacTCATGCCTCCGGCAACCACTGTTGCTGCCTTCTCCAAGCCAGCTGCAAGGTCAagcctcttctcttctcttctcttctcttcactTTTGTATCCACGAATTCTTTATGCATAAGATTTTTATTACCATCCATTTGCTGACTGCCGTGCTTTCTTTATTGTCAGAATGTTTCTTGGATAGTAGTGTATCTGATTAGGTGTGCTAGTACGATTTGCTTATGTTCTTTactaatttcatttttttaagtgtTGATTTGTGTGCTTTGCCCATTGTAGTatggatatttttttcaacttgtGCAATTGATTTAGTGTACTACTGTAATTAGAAGCAGCATAGGTAGCTAAAAATACATAAATCTAGAAAGGTTTGTTTTCTTCCactgcattttttaaaaaatgtttttacacGGTCAATGATGTACAACCGTTTTTGTTTAATGCGATGGTTTAGTTACTATGTTCTAAGTTCCATGTTACTCCTGTTATGTTCTATGTTCAGTCCTGTTAAGTGCGACAAGAGTTGCTGGATATTTTCTCTTCTCGGAAGTGGGTTCCAATTTGTTGTCATCAGAACCTTCCAGACCAACTTCCTTTTAGATGCTCTGCTGTTAGTCACTACCTGTGTTATTTACTGATTTCTCagctcttttttattttttgccttTAGGATATTTAATGGGATTTTCTTCTTATAAGCCTTTTCTCTGTAGTCCTATTCTTgtaatattttggattttattacTACATATGTGTGGCCATGAAGGAGAGGTTCTATAGCCAGTGCAGAATCCATATAATGCACATTTCAAACTGCTTGATAAAGAGAGACTAAAGTGTAAAAGTAAAATAATATGGCTTGTGTACTAAGAGATGCAATTTCATGGTAAAAGAGTGGTGCTTCTGCTGCAGCACATCTGTTCTTTACTGTTGTAATGCTCAAATTGCTGATAGTTTGGGTCATATATGTGGGCAGAGATTATTTGTCATTAATATGTAGTATCACCTATAATGAATTACCTTGATGCATAGGGCTATGTGTGGCCTATATACCAATGAACTCCACTGCTTCCATGCTTTGTTCTACCTTGTAGCCTGATCTCCTTGGTAGGGTCTTTCTGTATATCAAAATCGCAGCAATATCCTGAAATTATTGAATCAAGGATTGTTTGGTTTGAACTGCTTTCAGTTATGTTTACAAATATGTCCCACCAGAATTTTGCAACACTCTTCTGATTTCTGTCACAGCATAGTATTGTATGGCATTTTATTCAGCTGTAGAAATGTTAGTGCTTAAGCATTGCAGGTATTAATGACAAAGTGACATATGCATAACTCCAATATAAAGCAAAGATATGCTTGTGCCTTGACCTCATAGTTTCAAACTTGTTATTGCAGCTTGATGGACTCCTTTGTTCCTTTTGGAGGCTTTCTCTGTGATAACTACGAAGAGAACAGCCTGACAGCAAATTCATGCCCACAGGCCCTGCGGTGCCAGCAGTGCAATGATAAATATGAGCAAGAAGTTGCAACTATCATTAGCGCAAGTGGCATTACAGCTGAAGACCATCACCAGGGAGGTCTTCCTTCACTGCTGCAGAATGGCAGCATGATGGGTCCTAACAATGGATTTGATCCAGTCAAGGTGTGAAGCTACCTATGTCTTTTGGAACATTTATGTTAAGTACTGAACGCAGCAAGCACTGCTTGTTGATAGATGAATAATTTTTGGTCGTTGGTATAAAAGATGCACAGTTTTTTTTCAGTGCAGGTTAGAGATGATCGGATGGTATTGAATTCAAAAATATTGAATCTACGGAAGAAGTGGAACGAGTACTGCCTGCGGCTCCACCAAGACTGCCAGAGGATCAACAGAGATCCTTACAAACCATTTCCACGCTATATTGGTGTTCCCGCTGACAAAGAAAGATCAGCAAATCCAAGCAAAGGTTCTGAGTCAGTTGGGGTTCAAAAGGATGTTATTAAACCTTGTGCAGTGTCTGCTGTACATTCCAGCTCAACTGCAAGGCCTATTTCATCTCCATCTGTCACCAACAAAAGAAATGAAGATCTTGTATTGAACCTTCAAGCCAGGCATTCCAAGAGTGATGAAAACCTTCAAGAAAGGGGCATGCAATCCCAACATGGCACCCTGTCGAATGCTGACAATCCGGATGATCATGCCTCACCATCATCTGCTGCACCTGTGGAGACTGACTTGGTTTTGGGCACCCCTCGAGAGTGTAGTTCGAAAGGTTCAAGTTCCACCTGCAGTAAACGTGTAGAGGATTCAGAGAGGTCTGTCCATCTGGTACCCAAGAAGGTGGATGATTTAAATCTGAAGCATCCACAACTCTCTGTTCAACCTAACTCTTGCTCCTGGAGTTCCATAAATGTTGGGAAAACATCACACAGTACACTACACTCAGTAGCTTCAGGAGGCTTCTCTGCCTTTGGCCAATGGCAGAAACGGTCACCCCTTGCTGCACAAAATTCTGATCTGAGCAATTACAAGCTACTTGTCGAACGCCTGTTCAA is part of the Oryza glaberrima chromosome 12, OglaRS2, whole genome shotgun sequence genome and harbors:
- the LOC127756826 gene encoding protein DWARF 53-LIKE: MPTPVTAARQCLSPAAVPALDAAVASARRRAHAQTTSLHLISSLLAPPAPPLLRDALARARSAAYSPRVQLKALDLCFAVSLDRLPSVSASSSSGAADEPPVSNSLMAAIKRSQANQRRNPDTFHFYHQAATAQTPAAVKVELSHLVLAILDDPVVSRVFAEAGFRSGDIKLAILRPAPPMPLLGRLPTRTRPPPLFLCSFAAADDADVPSPAGNLAGAGEENCRRIAEILSRGRNPMLVGVGAASAADDFAAASPYRIIHVDPNTIDRSDLGVAAAMASATSGLIISIGDLKHLVPDEDAEAQENGRRVVAEVTRVLETHSKVGRVWVMGWSATYETYLAFLSKFPLVDKDWDLQLLPITAVHAAPAAAGPAAAGGLMPPATTVAAFSKPAASLMDSFVPFGGFLCDNYEENSLTANSCPQALRCQQCNDKYEQEVATIISASGITAEDHHQGGLPSLLQNGSMMGPNNGFDPVKVRDDRMVLNSKILNLRKKWNEYCLRLHQDCQRINRDPYKPFPRYIGVPADKERSANPSKGSESVGVQKDVIKPCAVSAVHSSSTARPISSPSVTNKRNEDLVLNLQARHSKSDENLQERGMQSQHGTLSNADNPDDHASPSSAAPVETDLVLGTPRECSSKGSSSTCSKRVEDSERSVHLVPKKVDDLNLKHPQLSVQPNSCSWSSINVGKTSHSTLHSVASGGFSAFGQWQKRSPLAAQNSDLSNYKLLVERLFKVVGRQEEALSAICESIVRCRSTESRRGPSRNDIWLCFHGSDSMAKKRIAVALAELMHGSKENLIYLDLNLQDWDDFSFRGKTGIDCIVEQLSKKRRSVLFLDNIDRADCLVQDSLSDAIKSGRFQDMRGKVVDINDSIVVLSGSMIHGSKNGLEEGLSFSEEKILATRGHRLKILVEPGRAITSGCPSGKVVVSPRHFLTKIQASLCSGSISKRKLSMSDDQEKLQESPSSLKRLHRTSSIPFDLNLPVDEDEPLDADDDSSSHENSYGNTEKSIDALLHSVDGSINFKPFDFDKLADDMLQEFSNILRKNLGAECMLEIDVGAMEQILAAAWKSEDKGPVQTWLEQVFARSLDELKLKYKHVSSSTLRLVPCEDTLPTVKGDGLGVLLPPRIILDC